In Halorubrum sp. PV6, a single window of DNA contains:
- a CDS encoding NAD(P)/FAD-dependent oxidoreductase has translation MADQLRDDPTITVVGGGFGGLAAAAYLADAGGEVELLERHDRVGGHAGVIERDGFRFDSGPSWYLMPDVFERFFGHFDREPEDYYELERLDPQYRVFWKDGDRATIAPNRENVHEVFESYEPGAGDALAEYLDRAERNYDLAMDRVVYEGRDRLRDYVDTDLLPLAPRYRLFGNMDDYVGRYVDHPKLKQLLEYTLVFLGGSPYNTPALYSIMSHVDLNMNVFYPEGGIAGVVDALATLARERGVRIETGVEVRSIDGRAGAFDLTTDAGTRRTDLVVSNANPAYVEQELLDPSDRDHDPGYWDDRTYAPSAYMLYLGVEGDVGPLAHHSLVLPTDWSDHFEAIFEEPRWPDDPAYYLSVASETDETVAPDGHHAVVALVPIAPGLEDGPAVRERYREKVLADLAEHAGVDLRDRIVSETTACVSDFADRYGDPQGTALGLAHTLFQTGPLRPGHRAGLDGLYYVGSFTGPGIGMPMCLISGEHAATALGEDYPEALGGDGLTLDAAHPTGSEPAGSATPPRSR, from the coding sequence CGCGTCGGCGGCCACGCCGGCGTGATCGAACGTGACGGCTTCCGGTTCGACTCGGGGCCGTCGTGGTACCTGATGCCGGACGTGTTCGAGCGCTTCTTCGGGCACTTCGACCGAGAGCCCGAAGACTACTACGAGTTGGAGCGGCTCGACCCCCAGTACCGAGTGTTCTGGAAGGACGGGGACCGCGCCACCATCGCGCCGAACCGCGAGAACGTCCACGAGGTGTTCGAGTCCTACGAGCCCGGCGCCGGCGACGCGCTCGCCGAGTACCTCGACCGCGCCGAGCGCAACTACGACCTCGCGATGGACCGGGTGGTGTACGAGGGCCGCGACCGGCTGCGCGACTACGTCGACACCGACCTCCTCCCGCTGGCCCCGCGATACCGCCTGTTCGGGAACATGGACGACTACGTGGGGCGGTACGTCGACCATCCGAAGCTCAAACAGCTGTTGGAGTACACGCTGGTGTTCCTCGGCGGCTCGCCGTACAACACGCCGGCGCTGTACAGCATCATGAGCCACGTCGACCTGAACATGAACGTCTTCTACCCCGAGGGCGGCATCGCCGGGGTGGTCGACGCGCTCGCGACCCTCGCTCGCGAGCGGGGAGTTAGGATAGAGACGGGCGTCGAGGTGCGGTCCATCGACGGCCGAGCCGGGGCGTTCGACCTGACGACCGACGCCGGGACGCGACGGACGGACCTCGTCGTCAGCAACGCCAACCCGGCGTACGTCGAGCAGGAACTGCTCGACCCGAGCGACCGCGACCACGACCCTGGCTACTGGGACGACCGCACCTACGCGCCCTCCGCGTACATGCTGTACCTCGGCGTCGAGGGCGACGTGGGGCCGCTCGCGCACCACTCGCTCGTCTTACCGACCGACTGGTCCGACCACTTCGAGGCCATCTTCGAGGAGCCGCGCTGGCCGGACGACCCCGCCTACTACCTCTCCGTCGCCTCCGAGACGGACGAGACGGTCGCGCCCGACGGCCACCACGCCGTCGTCGCGCTGGTCCCCATCGCGCCCGGCTTAGAGGACGGGCCGGCGGTGCGCGAGCGCTACCGCGAGAAGGTGTTGGCCGACCTCGCCGAACACGCCGGCGTCGACCTCCGCGACCGGATCGTCTCCGAGACGACCGCCTGCGTCAGCGACTTCGCCGACCGCTACGGCGACCCGCAGGGGACGGCGCTGGGGCTCGCACACACGCTCTTCCAGACGGGGCCGCTCCGCCCCGGCCACCGCGCCGGCCTCGACGGCCTCTACTACGTCGGCTCGTTCACGGGGCCGGGAATCGGGATGCCGATGTGTCTCATCAGCGGCGAGCACGCGGCGACCGCCCTCGGAGAGGACTACCCCGAAGCCCTCGGCGGCGACGGGCTGACGCTCGACGCGGCACACCCGACCGGGTCGGAGCCGGCCGGCTCGGCGACGCCGCCCCGGTCGCGGTGA